One Salarias fasciatus chromosome 22, fSalaFa1.1, whole genome shotgun sequence DNA segment encodes these proteins:
- the LOC115409911 gene encoding V-set and immunoglobulin domain-containing protein 10-like, with protein sequence MDPFRLRALLLFSAVLGRAAASVLPDGPVDAVLGRNVTLETLLRDPQYAFIVWSFSDDSDPEPVATVGGSGSTTYTVSDPYKDRVSVNRTNGFLTLRGLRSADSGDYSINVIGADGVTRTGGVKLRVLEPVSEVLIKSDVPEAVEHNSTVVLICTAKGSFLNFTWLNGTAAVKADGRRVVLKEEEASSQLTFYGVLRTDLKGPLVCTAANKLETDKSAAFSLTVHYGPDDVQIRPSKPARFIRSRSSFNLSCSAVSSPAATFRWFYNEQQVQADGPVLPLETIEKLGHGQQEGSYTCVAANAKTGRAARSPPVTFGVMEPISGATLTGPSGVLIAGNHSANLSCAAAAGAVQTISWLKDGQPLRPGAVFSPDRSSVLLSPLLKEDNGKVSCRLSNPVNAEDAVFTLVVNYGPETPAVSGREAVEVEDPVTLTCSAPSQPPANYTWRFNGSLTAVKTATYTIDQARYSHSGTYLCEASNAVTGRTSSKAFTLSVKEELVEGLSDGAIAGIVIAVLVALGAAVALVFYCRQKVPVDSPY encoded by the exons ATGGATCCGTTTCGTCTCCGCGCGCTTCTGCTGTTCTCCGCTGTTCTGG GACGCGCGGCGGCCTCGGTGCTGCCGGACGGCCCGGTGGACGCGGTTCTGGGGCGGAACGTGACCCTGGAGACGCTGCTCCGGGACCCGCAGTACGCCTTCATCGTCTGGAGCTTCAGCGACGACTCGGACCCCGAGCCGGTGGCCACGGTGGGGGGCTCCGGCTCCACCACCTACACCGTGAGCGACCCGTACAAGGACCGGGTCTCCGTCAACCGGACCAACGGCTTCCTGACGCTGCGCGGCCTGCGGAGCGCGGACTCCGGGGACTACAGCATCAACGTGATCGGCGCGGACGGGGTGACGAGGACCGGGGGGGTCAAGCTGCGGGTCCTGG AACCGGTGTCCGAGGTTCTCATCAAGTCCGACGTTCCGGAGGCCGTGGAACACAACAGCACCGTGGTTCTGATCTGCACGGCCAAAGGCTCCTTCCTCAACTTCACCTGGCTCAACGGAACCGCGGCAGTCAAGGCCGACGGCAGGCGGGTGGTCCTGAAAGAG GAGGAGGCGTCCAGCCAGCTGACGTTCTACGGCGTCTTGAGAACCGACCTGAAGGGGCCGCTGGTCTGCACGGCGGCCAACAAGCTGGAGACGGACAAGAGCGCCGCCTTCAGCCTCACGGTGCACT ACGGTCCCGATGACGTCCAGATCCGTCCCTCCAAGCCGGCCCGGTTCAtccggtcccggtccagctTCAACCTGTCGTGTTCCGCGGTGTCCAGCCCGGCCGCCACGTTCCGCTGGTTCTACAACGAGCAGCAGGTCCAGGCGGACGGCCCGGTTCTGCCGCTGGAGACCATCGAGAAGCTGGGCCACGGCCAGCAGGAGGGGTCCTACACCTGCGTCGCCGCCAACGCCAAGACCGGCCGGGCGGCCCGCTCGCCGCCCGTCACCTTCGGCGTGATGG AGCCCATCTCGGGCGCCACGCTGACCGGGCCGTCGGGCGTCCTGATCGCCGGGAACCACTCGGCCAACCTGAGctgcgcggcggcggccggcgccgTCCAGACCATCAGCTGGCTGAAGGACGGCCAGCCGCTGAGGCCCGGCGCCGTCTTCTCGCCCGACCGCAGCTCCGTCCTGCTCAGCCCGCTGCTCAAGGAGGACAACGGGAAGGTGTCCTGCCGCCTGTCCAACCCCGTCAACGCCGAGGACGCCGTCTTCACCCTGGTGGTCAACT ACGGACCCGAGACGCCGGCGGTGTCGGGCCGGGAGgccgtggaggtggaggacccCGTCACGCTCAcatgctccgccccctcgcaGCCGCCGGCCAATTACACCTGGAGGTTCAACGGCTCGCTGACCGCCGTCAAGACGGCCACCTACACCATCGACCAGGCCCGGTACAGCCACAGCGGCACCTACCTGTGTGAGGCCAGCAACGCCGTGACGGGCCGGACCAGCTCCAAGGCCTTCACCCTGTCCGTCAAAG aggagctggtggagggccTCTCGGACGGCGCCATCGCCGGGATCGTGATCGCCGTCCTGGTGGCGCTCGGCGCCGCCGTCGCTCTGGTGTTCTACTGCCGGCAGAAAGTCCC